AGTATCTACCAAAAAACGGTGTAGAGCCACCAAAAGCTTGTCAGAAGCATAAGTTTCAAAGCTAGCTACACCAACCTCCTGCAATAATATTTCTCCAAAAAGGCCTCTGTCGCCCAGACCAGCAAATGCCCCTGTCGTCATGCCACCCCAATTAATTTGGATTTGGGCCTATTTAAACAACACACCAAAAAACCGACAAATCTAGAAAAATAAGCTACCTCTGAAAGTTGCTAAACTGACTTATGGAAATAACCCTTGACTCAAGCTCTCCATAGGTTTCATATATCGGGTTATGTCAAATTTCCCTCCTTCATAGGACTGTGCGGGCTTGTCTTCAAGGTTTATGATTTTTGCTCCTTCTACATTCAGAAATCTTGGCTCATGTGTCGCAACAAATATCTGCACGCCCCCTCCAAATGCACAATTTGAAAAGGCATCGACCAAGGCCTGCCTTCTAAACATAGAAATTCCGTCTTCCGGCTGGTCAAAGAGATAGGTCATATGGGACTTTCTCTTTAGTTCTCTAAAAAGGGTGTCTAGTTGATATATGGAATACTGTCCGGAAGAGTAGGTCTTCAGGTGATCATTCTTTGTATTATCCCTGCCACCCCTAAGTCTTATTTGCGACTCAATAGAATCACCATCCAGGGGCTGTTTTTCTTCGCTGTACCATATAGGCGGCTGATTCTTCTCATTACTGTGACTAATTTCAAAATAAGGACTTTTGAGTAATGCTGAGGAATCTTTCAGATGTCTCTCCCAAAAAGAGTTATGTTCTTGTGAATGGAGCTTTCTCAGGAAGGTGGTCTTTCCACTTCCGTTGTCACCAATCAAAACCACTAAATTGCTATTGGTGTCTAGCACATGTCCTATCTCAAAAGCATCTAGGTGATATCCTTCCCGCTTTCCATACCCCACATTTTGGGTAGCTTCAAAGCCTTCCAGAATCTTTACGCTAGTTATCATTATATAGTAAATATTTAAATATCTTAAGTTTCTCTATAGAGGCGTAGACACTTTCAGAAATAAGCCAAAAACTAGTATTTGGGAACTTCTTTTACTGCCTTTTACTGCCCTGCTGCCTCATAAAGGTCCTGATACGCTTGGTAGGGGCTCTTCTTTTCCTTCCCGCCAAAAACCCGGTCATATGCGCCGCCAAGTGCCCCGGATTTATGGAGCTGGTAAACTGCTAAAGCGTCGATTGCAAGCCCAAGCCACGAAAAGACTCCATCTCCTTCAACCAAAAGGTAAGTTCCTGGAACAAGCATGGCTTCCGCTCCAATGTCAGCCGACCGCTGGCTTGTCGCCTTTTTCACCCAGTTCCCCACTTTAGCGAAGTATTTTTCTCCTAGTGCCATTTTGTCACCATTATATCGTTGTATTAAGGAGTATTTATAGCAAATTTTACTGAGGGGCTACTTGAAATCACAGACAACCGGAAGCTTATTCCTCTCAACAAACTCACCAATCTTCCGCTTAATGTCTGCAATAACTTTCCTGTAGCCCTCGTCATCCATGCCCTTGGGGTCTTCAACTTCCCAGAACTCAGTTGCTTTGTTTTCCCTGAGGTAATCAGGAACCGTTTCCATTTCAGCCATCACGATAATCCTGTCGTAACCCGAAGCCATTTCGGGAGTTATCTGGCGCCGGACATTTTTCGTGGCATCACACCCCTCCTCTTTCATAAACCGGACAATCGGCTCTACTCCGGGGCTGATGTTCCACAAGTCCTGAAGCGTGCTTCCCGGCGCCTCCACTAAAGTTCCAGCAGAGTCCGCCTTGATTCCAGTGCATTTCGTAAAAAGCTCTGCTGCCATCTGGCTTCGGCCCACGTTTCCCCTGCAGACAAAAAGGACTTTCATAAAAGTACCTTCCTTTTTATGATTTTGCCAATTCTACTGGAATGCAATTCAGCCCCACAATATCCAATTTAGGATAATCACTTGGTGAAACCATATAGTCATAGTAATGCCCTGCGTCCAGAGAGCGCCTGCCACTCAGAAAGGCAGTTAGTGCCCCGCTCACGTTTGTCCTGAGTAAAGAATCGTTAAGCACAAGCACCTTAGCAGGATAGACCCCTCCAAGGGAGTTAATCTCACCAAAAGCCATATTTTCATTTAAGTAATCCCCAAAGGTATCCACCTGGCATTCCGGTTCCTGATGCCAGTACAAAGGCTGAAGGTTCTCCAGATTAGTATTGCCTTCTCTTGCCAGATACAACTCAGTAACTAGGCCTGAATAATCGAAATTAGCTATCCTAAAATCAGAAGGCCTGTGCAGAACCGGCTTGTCAAAAGCACTTGTTGTGTAAGGGAAGAACTGGATAAAACCCACACCTTCCTGCATATGCAATCCGGAAGAAGTAGCCATACCCAAGGAACCAATCGGTGGGTCGAAAAATAACTCCGCTGCATAAAAATGAGGATTTTTACTGCCGGTTGGAACGTAAAATGTCATAATTAACTACCTTTGCATATATATTAGTTCTTGAGGTTAGCCAACAAACTCAAACCTCGGCACCTTCTTTCCATTAACCTCAACAAGCTCCAGAAACATCTCCTTTGGCCTCACCCATATTGCATTATTGCCAAATTCCTTCGAGTCATATTCTGCCTGGTAGATGACAACTTCCTCTAAGGTTTCGCTGTGGCGCCCGGTTCCCAGAACCTCATAAAAATTGCCCTTGTAATGTCGATATCTCCCAGGCTTTACTTCCATCCTAAAAGAAATATCAGGACCATCCCAAGGGCGGCAAAGACAAGAGAAGTCTCACTGTCAAGAAGCGCAACAAAAAGCAAAAAAATCGCTGCGGCGATGGCAATGTTGGAATTGAATTTTTCCTTCCTCTGCTTTTTCTTCTTTGGCATTTTTATCTCTAGACAATCCCCCCCTTGAAAGGTGCAGGATTTGGCGACTGTCCCCTACTGAGGCCATATAATTTGTAAACTGCGTCAATAAGCAATTCTGCTTCCTCCTGGCTTAGAATCTTCTTCTCACGGGCAGATTTTCCCTCGTTAAAATAATCAAGCTCAATTTTTCCGTTAACAACCGCAACCGTGCATTCCTTCCCGCCACTGCTAAAAGTCTTCTGCAATTCGTCTGCAGTTTCTTCTATGCTCGGCATAAGTATATCGTATCTTGAAATATTAAGCTTTATTTTTGACCCTAAACAGTAGTCTAGTATATAGATTGGGAGAGTATTAAAATATTAAATAGATACTTATTATAGTGACTATGGCCAAAAAACAAATGAACATGGAGACAATAGGACAATGGTCCTTTATCATAGGAGTTGCTGTAGCAGTACTCGCAGGAGTCTTTGGCGCCTATAATGAATCAGCCAGATTGGTATTGGTTCTTTTGGGTATCCTTGTGGGATTCCTGAACATCTCCGACAAGGAGACTACCGACTTTCTTGTCGCCGCTGCAGCCCTGCTTTTGACAGGCATTTTAACCGGTACAGCTGGATTGAACACTCTTCCGTACATTGGATACTACATTGGTGCGATCCTTCCAAACATATCCACCTTTGTTGCCCCAGCTGCAATCATCGTTGCCTTGAAAGCAATTTACGCAATGGGTAAAGAAAAGTAAAAACTCCTTTCAGCAAGAGAAAAATCTTTTTTTTCTTATTCCTTTCGCATTTTACTAAAGATTCTCTGTATACCTCTCTATACTCTCACATAAATGCTACAATCTACGCTTTGAATCCTGACTGGGGATGCTAATGTTCTGGGAGGAACCCCACCAAATGACTTCCTGAAGATCTATTGTGGTCGCCAGCCAGCCTTCTGACATCAAAGTCAATTTTTTCTCGAAACTCGGGGTTTTCTGTGTAACTCTTCCTAAAATCCCTGTAAGATTCAGTAACTCTATTAAGAAATGTAGCTGCCTCATCAATCCTTCTGCGATAAACTTTAGGCCCAAAAAATTCGCGGTCTCCGGGATGCAGGTAAAATTCTGCCAAAAGCCCAGTAGACACAAGGTTACAACAATTATAGGGATTTGACCGCACAGGTTCAGTCATCAAATTAGGTCCCTGCATTGCAAAATTAAAATACCAGGCATAGTCTTCGGGGGTCATTACTCCATAATCTGCATCTAGTTCGCACAAAACAAGATCGGTGCTGGGGTAAACTTTGCCTCCATGGTGAATATCCAAGAATAAGTCTGGCCTCAGTGAATGAACTTTTGAGTAAATTTGGCGGCACACTTTACCGCAAATTTGCCCCCCAATAGAGCCCTTATTATCCTCAGGCTCATAGAAGAAGGTATTTTTTGAGCCAAACTGCCTCTGGTAAGAGCTGACTATCTCTTGCCCAAGTTCTGCTTCATTTTCATGGTAGCCAGTTATAAACATCACCCTGGGACCATTTTCCTGAAACATAATTATTGAACTGTAAATTAACAATTAATAAGTAATTGCAATAGACATAATGAATATGCCACTAAAATCTCCTTCTGGAAATGCTTTACGGACTAAAACCGACGACCGGCTGAGGTACCTCTCGCTTAAGCTTGAAGGCACCCACAACCTCGGAACCTCCGCCCACATAAGCCCGCTTATTATAGTTCCCTTAGAAGATGACCTTCTCGACCTGCCGCACTATCAAAGACATACTCCTCTTGGCTATCCTAAGGACCTTGCGGAAGAAAACGGCTTCAGGAGGATTGAAAAACCTAGAGAAGGTAAATACGGCCAAACGCCGCTCAGGATTGGCAAAACGGATCTTCATATAAGGGAAGTTGGGTCTGAGGAAAACCTGAAATCCGCAGCCATCGTGTCAATCGAGAACACTAAAGAGCACCTTCTAGGAAAAGATTTCCCAAAAGGCCTAGCCGGAGAGGATTTTGCAGGCGTGTTTCTCCATGGAAATGG
The sequence above is drawn from the Candidatus Aenigmatarchaeota archaeon genome and encodes:
- a CDS encoding AAA family ATPase: MITSVKILEGFEATQNVGYGKREGYHLDAFEIGHVLDTNSNLVVLIGDNGSGKTTFLRKLHSQEHNSFWERHLKDSSALLKSPYFEISHSNEKNQPPIWYSEEKQPLDGDSIESQIRLRGGRDNTKNDHLKTYSSGQYSIYQLDTLFRELKRKSHMTYLFDQPEDGISMFRRQALVDAFSNCAFGGGVQIFVATHEPRFLNVEGAKIINLEDKPAQSYEGGKFDITRYMKPMESLSQGLFP
- a CDS encoding low molecular weight phosphatase family protein is translated as MKVLFVCRGNVGRSQMAAELFTKCTGIKADSAGTLVEAPGSTLQDLWNISPGVEPIVRFMKEEGCDATKNVRRQITPEMASGYDRIIVMAEMETVPDYLRENKATEFWEVEDPKGMDDEGYRKVIADIKRKIGEFVERNKLPVVCDFK
- a CDS encoding DUF1653 domain-containing protein: MEVKPGRYRHYKGNFYEVLGTGRHSETLEEVVIYQAEYDSKEFGNNAIWVRPKEMFLELVEVNGKKVPRFEFVG